Proteins co-encoded in one Nitratireductor kimnyeongensis genomic window:
- a CDS encoding 2-hydroxyacid dehydrogenase produces MAETNKTAILVPGKLHAHAMERIGANFDLLTIEKAAPELVTEEMAEKVRGMAAMTVVDAAFIDALPNLEIIANFGVGYDTVDAGHASRRDVMVTNTPDILTEEVADTAVGLLLNTVREFPRAETWLRAGRWTREGGYPSSRGSLRGRTVGIFGMGRIGRAIAHRLVAFGLPIAYHNRRPLTDVPYAYHDTLVGLAAAVDTLICVAPGGAETHHAVNADVLKALGENGVFINIGRGSTVDEAALITALEKGTIFAAGLDVFENEPQVPEALIALENVSLLPHVGSASVVTRQAMADLVVDNLISWFTQNRAITPVPETVNVERRSASSSMK; encoded by the coding sequence TTGGCAGAAACAAATAAGACCGCGATTCTGGTGCCAGGGAAACTGCACGCGCATGCAATGGAGCGCATTGGTGCGAACTTCGACCTCCTGACGATCGAGAAGGCCGCTCCGGAACTTGTGACCGAGGAGATGGCGGAAAAGGTGCGCGGCATGGCTGCCATGACAGTGGTCGATGCCGCCTTCATTGATGCGCTGCCCAATCTGGAGATCATCGCCAATTTCGGGGTTGGTTACGATACAGTCGATGCCGGGCATGCCAGCCGGCGCGATGTCATGGTCACCAATACGCCTGACATTCTTACCGAGGAAGTCGCCGATACCGCAGTGGGGCTTTTGCTCAATACCGTTCGCGAGTTTCCCCGGGCTGAGACGTGGCTGCGTGCGGGGCGCTGGACGCGGGAGGGGGGCTACCCGTCGTCACGCGGTTCATTGCGTGGTCGAACCGTCGGCATTTTTGGAATGGGGCGTATCGGTCGTGCCATCGCCCACCGTCTCGTCGCCTTCGGCTTGCCGATTGCCTACCACAACCGCCGGCCACTTACGGATGTGCCCTATGCATATCACGACACGTTAGTCGGGTTGGCTGCAGCAGTCGATACACTGATCTGCGTTGCGCCAGGCGGCGCGGAGACCCACCACGCGGTCAACGCTGACGTGTTGAAGGCGCTTGGCGAAAATGGCGTGTTTATCAATATCGGTCGCGGCAGCACGGTCGACGAGGCTGCTCTGATCACCGCATTGGAAAAAGGCACCATCTTCGCCGCGGGGCTGGATGTCTTCGAGAACGAACCGCAAGTACCAGAGGCGTTGATTGCGTTGGAGAACGTATCGCTGCTTCCGCATGTGGGCTCGGCTTCGGTCGTGACCCGCCAGGCGATGGCGGATCTCGTTGTCGACAATCTCATTTCCTGGTTCACGCAGAACCGAGCCATCACGCCGGTGCCTGAAACCGTAAACGTGGAGCGCAGGAGCGCCTCCTCGTCGATGAAATAA
- a CDS encoding CobW family GTP-binding protein gives MSDVQTETPSEAEAKQIPVTVLTGYLGSGKTTLLNRILSEDHGKRYAVVVNEFGEIGIDNDLIVESDEEIYEMNNGCVCCTVRGDLVRVVEGLTRRTGRFDAIVVETTGLADPAPVAQTFFMDDDVRAKTRLDAVVALVDAKHLPLRLKDSNEAEDQIAFADVVIINKTDLVTPEELAAVEATIRAINPMARIHRAERAGVSLSDVLDRGAFDLKRVLDNDPHFLDHDDPDHECGPDCDHDHHHHDHDHGHHHGEASPIHDAGVKSLSLRAGEMDPKKFLPWLEKTTQMDGPNILRLKGIIAFAGDPDRFVVQGVHMIIEGDHQRPWREDEKRETRLVFIGRDLDTERLQRTFEACQA, from the coding sequence ATGTCCGACGTGCAGACTGAGACCCCCAGCGAAGCCGAAGCGAAACAGATCCCCGTTACGGTTCTGACCGGTTACCTCGGCTCCGGCAAAACCACCCTTCTGAACCGGATCCTCTCGGAAGATCATGGCAAGCGCTATGCGGTGGTCGTCAACGAGTTCGGTGAGATCGGCATCGACAACGACCTGATCGTGGAATCCGACGAGGAAATCTACGAGATGAACAATGGCTGCGTTTGTTGCACCGTGCGCGGCGATCTCGTGCGTGTGGTCGAAGGCCTGACCCGGCGCACGGGCCGGTTTGACGCCATCGTGGTGGAAACGACGGGCCTGGCCGATCCGGCACCGGTGGCGCAGACTTTCTTCATGGATGACGATGTGCGCGCCAAAACGCGGCTCGACGCCGTTGTTGCCCTGGTGGATGCCAAGCATCTGCCACTGCGCCTCAAGGATTCCAACGAAGCGGAAGATCAAATCGCCTTCGCCGATGTCGTGATCATCAACAAGACCGATCTTGTCACCCCTGAAGAACTCGCCGCCGTCGAGGCAACGATCCGGGCGATCAACCCGATGGCGCGCATCCACCGCGCCGAGCGCGCCGGCGTATCGCTCTCGGATGTGCTGGACCGAGGCGCGTTCGATCTGAAGCGTGTTCTCGACAACGATCCGCACTTCCTCGACCATGATGATCCCGACCATGAGTGCGGCCCGGACTGCGATCACGATCATCATCATCACGACCATGATCACGGGCACCATCACGGCGAAGCATCTCCCATTCATGATGCGGGCGTGAAATCGCTTTCCCTGCGTGCGGGCGAGATGGATCCGAAGAAGTTTCTCCCATGGCTTGAGAAAACCACGCAGATGGACGGCCCGAACATTCTGCGCCTGAAGGGCATCATCGCATTTGCCGGCGATCCCGACCGTTTCGTGGTGCAGGGCGTGCACATGATCATTGAAGGTGATCATCAGCGGCCCTGGCGCGAGGACGAGAAGCGCGAGACGAGACTCGTCTTCATCGGGCGCGATCTCGATACCGAGCGTCTGCAACGCACGTTCGAAGCCTGTCAGGCCTGA
- a CDS encoding MarR family winged helix-turn-helix transcriptional regulator, with translation MAKAAKGATIGLLQSAARLSRTALAERLLEYGLYAGQDKLMLALSVENGQTPSQLANLLGVRPPTITKTINRLANQGFLEKRLSKEDGRRAYVFLTQDGEQAIRAIEKSVRKTEKIALKGFEKKDRQILTDLLLKIEANLNGTSFEGADDDETVDVDA, from the coding sequence ATGGCCAAAGCTGCAAAGGGCGCGACCATTGGCTTATTACAGTCGGCTGCTCGGCTTTCACGTACCGCTCTGGCCGAACGGCTTTTAGAGTATGGGCTATATGCGGGGCAAGATAAGCTAATGCTGGCGTTGTCGGTGGAGAATGGGCAGACGCCCAGTCAACTCGCCAATCTTCTGGGGGTCCGACCGCCAACGATTACCAAAACCATCAATCGTCTGGCGAATCAGGGCTTTCTCGAAAAGCGATTATCGAAGGAAGACGGCCGCCGAGCCTATGTCTTCTTAACTCAAGATGGCGAGCAGGCGATTCGCGCCATCGAGAAGTCTGTGCGCAAGACAGAAAAAATCGCGCTCAAAGGATTCGAAAAGAAAGATCGTCAAATCCTGACAGATCTTCTTCTGAAAATCGAAGCCAACCTCAACGGTACCAGTTTCGAGGGAGCCGACGACGATGAAACTGTCGACGTCGATGCTTAG
- a CDS encoding creatininase family protein has translation MNTQHNTHAIAEKIAILPIGATEQHGPHLSPDTDWVIAQGIVEVVKKEVPKNLDVVVLPVEKIGYSIEHSDSPTTLSMTFEEAANRWIDIGAQQFRAGVRKLVILNAHGGNSPLLTIVTTELRVRFGMLAAATSWTRFGYPPGLVSEDERALGIHGGFIETSVMLALRPDLVDMQKAADFQSAQEGFRSSFKHLRAYGPHAFGWMMRDLAQEGVTGNASAANAEAGRHIIAHSVAGFLELLEDVHRFDLGHFEQ, from the coding sequence GTGAACACACAACATAACACCCACGCAATCGCAGAGAAAATCGCGATCCTGCCGATCGGAGCGACCGAGCAGCACGGCCCTCATCTGTCCCCGGATACAGACTGGGTCATTGCGCAAGGAATTGTAGAAGTAGTCAAAAAAGAAGTTCCGAAGAATCTGGACGTCGTCGTTCTCCCCGTTGAGAAGATCGGATACTCGATCGAGCACTCCGATTCTCCCACCACCCTAAGCATGACCTTCGAAGAAGCGGCGAATCGGTGGATCGATATTGGAGCCCAGCAATTCCGAGCCGGTGTGCGAAAACTGGTCATACTGAACGCACATGGGGGGAACTCGCCCTTGCTCACCATTGTCACGACGGAGCTGCGCGTGCGATTCGGCATGCTGGCTGCGGCCACAAGCTGGACCCGTTTCGGATATCCGCCGGGTCTGGTTTCCGAGGATGAGCGAGCACTCGGCATTCACGGGGGCTTTATTGAGACTTCGGTGATGCTTGCCTTGCGCCCAGACCTTGTGGACATGCAGAAAGCGGCGGACTTCCAGTCCGCTCAGGAGGGGTTCAGAAGCAGCTTCAAGCATCTGCGGGCCTATGGTCCGCACGCCTTTGGATGGATGATGCGGGACCTCGCGCAAGAAGGCGTTACTGGAAATGCGTCTGCGGCGAATGCAGAGGCAGGCCGCCATATCATCGCCCACAGCGTTGCCGGCTTCCTCGAGCTGCTGGAAGACGTACACCGGTTCGATCTTGGCCATTTTGAACAGTGA
- a CDS encoding LacI family DNA-binding transcriptional regulator, translating into MAQKIKLSTIAEALGVSTATVSLALRDSPLVADTTRQRIKEHAREIGYIYNRRAASLRTSRSGIIGVVVHDIMNPFFAEILRSIETELDRSRQTFLLSNHYDQLEKQRTFIDTLLQLGADGVIMSPAIGTPPQDIRLVEENGLPTVLIARSVEGARVPVFRGDDAYGTGLATNHLISLGHTRIAMIGGTDQTSTGRDRYQGYVDAMGKAGLEIKPQWRFPGPRTKQAGFEIAGAFLALKDKPTAAVCWNDLVAIGLMNGIARAGLVPGVDISVTGYDDLEEAAIATPALTTVWNGQRDVGRRAARVLLDRLNGAEVNPAQELIKPELHVRQSTGKPVER; encoded by the coding sequence CTGGCGCAGAAGATCAAGCTTTCCACCATCGCAGAGGCGCTTGGCGTCTCCACGGCCACCGTTTCACTGGCATTGCGTGACAGCCCGCTGGTGGCGGACACAACGCGCCAGCGGATCAAGGAGCATGCGCGCGAGATCGGTTATATCTATAACCGGCGCGCAGCCAGTTTGAGAACGTCACGCTCGGGCATTATCGGTGTCGTGGTGCATGACATCATGAATCCGTTCTTTGCCGAAATTCTGCGTTCCATCGAAACTGAACTGGATCGCTCCCGGCAAACGTTTCTTTTGTCGAACCATTACGATCAGCTTGAAAAGCAGCGCACCTTCATCGACACGCTCCTTCAACTGGGCGCCGACGGCGTGATTATGTCGCCGGCTATCGGCACGCCGCCACAGGATATTCGCCTTGTGGAAGAAAATGGTTTGCCGACAGTGCTTATTGCGCGATCTGTCGAGGGCGCGCGTGTGCCGGTGTTTCGCGGTGATGATGCATATGGAACCGGTCTTGCAACCAACCACCTGATTTCGCTTGGCCACACACGCATAGCAATGATCGGCGGTACAGATCAGACATCAACCGGTCGTGATCGGTATCAGGGTTACGTGGATGCGATGGGCAAGGCGGGGCTCGAGATAAAGCCGCAATGGCGTTTTCCGGGACCACGCACCAAACAGGCCGGCTTCGAGATTGCCGGAGCGTTTTTGGCGCTCAAGGACAAGCCCACGGCTGCGGTATGCTGGAACGATCTCGTCGCGATTGGCCTGATGAACGGCATCGCCCGTGCCGGTCTGGTGCCGGGCGTAGACATTTCCGTTACAGGCTATGACGACCTCGAAGAGGCAGCGATTGCCACACCGGCATTAACGACGGTTTGGAATGGACAACGCGACGTGGGGCGGCGGGCTGCGCGCGTTCTGCTCGACCGGCTCAACGGGGCCGAAGTGAACCCGGCGCAGGAGCTTATCAAGCCGGAACTTCATGTGCGTCAGTCAACCGGCAAACCAGTCGAGCGCTGA